The Lacipirellula parvula genome window below encodes:
- a CDS encoding SDH family Clp fold serine proteinase — MAKKKPTKAAGTGVVLPKKLSGAKKPAKPKVKPPLFASMCPGTAPPGSNAHEYALPEEYSDACIRLEALLKMPVWLLVQSGMPRDSSFRGRDWNMLGDAVCTEFLAARHTGALPKQPIALVIDSNGGLARQTFVLASLLRHHCGGFVAVIPRRAKSAATLLSLGADRIILNTHAELGPLDVQLADPEREEYISGLDEVQSLERMHAFTMTAFDKMMLLLVDRSGKKTSTVMPIVSAFVSALARPMFENIDVVRYTQMSRLLKVAEEYAKRLLVRNYGDAEASRIATMLVENYPEHGFPIYREEAERTIGLKIADASSEIIETLEVMARYQSNLCAIGRVVKS, encoded by the coding sequence ATGGCGAAAAAGAAACCTACGAAGGCGGCGGGGACTGGGGTGGTTCTGCCTAAGAAGCTAAGCGGGGCAAAGAAGCCCGCGAAGCCGAAGGTAAAGCCGCCCCTATTTGCCTCGATGTGCCCTGGCACTGCTCCGCCCGGCAGTAATGCTCACGAATACGCGCTGCCGGAAGAGTATTCAGATGCGTGCATTCGCCTAGAAGCGTTGCTCAAGATGCCTGTGTGGTTACTTGTGCAATCCGGAATGCCACGTGATAGTTCGTTTCGCGGGCGCGATTGGAATATGCTTGGCGATGCGGTTTGCACCGAATTCCTTGCTGCTAGGCACACAGGAGCGTTGCCAAAGCAGCCAATTGCATTGGTGATCGATTCCAACGGCGGCCTCGCACGGCAAACGTTTGTGCTTGCGTCTCTTCTCCGCCACCATTGCGGCGGGTTCGTCGCGGTTATTCCCAGGCGCGCAAAGAGTGCGGCGACGCTACTGTCGCTTGGAGCCGACCGAATAATCCTAAACACGCACGCTGAGCTTGGCCCGTTAGATGTGCAGCTAGCGGACCCCGAGAGAGAGGAATATATATCCGGCTTGGATGAGGTTCAGTCACTGGAGCGAATGCACGCCTTCACGATGACTGCATTCGACAAAATGATGCTTTTGCTCGTCGATCGCTCAGGCAAGAAAACGTCCACGGTAATGCCGATCGTCAGTGCGTTTGTTTCCGCCCTTGCACGACCGATGTTTGAGAATATCGATGTCGTCCGTTATACTCAAATGTCCCGCCTTTTGAAGGTCGCTGAAGAGTACGCAAAGCGTTTGCTAGTAAGGAATTACGGCGACGCGGAGGCTTCGCGCATCGCAACTATGCTCGTGGAGAATTACCCAGAGCACGGTTTTCCGATTTATCGGGAAGAGGCTGAGAGGACAATTGGTCTAAAGATTGCAGATGCCTCCAGTGAGATAATAGAGACGTTGGAAGTCATGGCTCGATACCAATCGAACCTTTGCGCAATCGGACGTGTCGTAAAAAGCTGA
- a CDS encoding DUF1549 and DUF1553 domain-containing protein, which yields MLFLLSALVLPTHAAEKLNVGEAAEAADASAKPASGDGKSEGEKFLAAPETDVVVARIDALLRAGWQAHNLRPSRAASDGEWCRRVYLDLLGRTPTVAELDAYLARRSKTKRAELVNRLLGPDYADDFARNWTTVWTNVLIGRTGGTDRQSITSRSGMKAYLSECFAENRPYNQMVRELITASGDARPEMPEFNGAVNFLVEKLDEGGVQAAAKSAQIFLGMSVQCTQCHNHPFNEHRQNQFWELNAFFRQARVEVERPDDDDPRRLATLSDADIAGEGKMLARDNRREIFLEMKDGKLVDRDQAELYSAPLFYELRNGQLQVAYPAFVDGRSLAEMFAEQGPEFGNSGRLAQVNRRAELAKLMLAAPELERAAVNRLWAHFMGYGFTKPIDDMGSHNPPSHPELLEELANDFRAAGFDMKQLMRWIALSEAYGLSSEIGAGNKEDDPEQGRPPQFSRFYVRQMGPEQLYESLLTATHADAGLKKGERERLKEQWLEQFNTASGNDEGTETTSFNGSIPQALTMMNGELVRRACSADSGGFLDKVANNAELSDREKISYLYRAALGRLPGKDETKVCNELLAARYGNVVETLQDVWWAVLNSNEFILNH from the coding sequence ATGCTCTTCTTGTTGTCGGCGCTCGTACTGCCGACGCATGCCGCTGAGAAGCTCAATGTGGGCGAGGCAGCTGAAGCGGCTGACGCCAGCGCGAAGCCGGCAAGCGGCGATGGCAAAAGCGAAGGCGAGAAGTTTCTCGCGGCGCCGGAAACCGATGTTGTCGTCGCACGGATCGATGCGCTCTTGCGCGCAGGCTGGCAAGCTCACAACCTGCGCCCGTCGCGGGCGGCTTCTGACGGGGAGTGGTGCCGGCGGGTTTATCTTGATTTGCTCGGGCGGACGCCGACGGTGGCGGAGCTGGATGCGTATCTCGCGCGGCGGAGCAAGACGAAGCGGGCGGAGCTCGTGAACCGGTTGCTCGGGCCCGATTATGCAGATGATTTTGCCCGCAATTGGACGACCGTGTGGACCAACGTGCTCATCGGCCGCACCGGGGGGACGGATCGGCAGTCGATTACCAGCCGGTCGGGGATGAAGGCGTATCTGAGCGAGTGCTTTGCGGAGAATCGCCCCTACAACCAAATGGTGCGGGAGCTAATCACAGCGAGCGGCGATGCGCGGCCGGAGATGCCGGAGTTCAATGGCGCCGTCAATTTCCTGGTGGAGAAGCTCGACGAGGGGGGCGTCCAGGCGGCGGCGAAGTCGGCGCAGATCTTTCTGGGGATGAGCGTCCAGTGCACGCAGTGCCACAACCATCCGTTCAACGAACATCGGCAGAACCAGTTTTGGGAGCTCAACGCCTTCTTTCGGCAGGCGCGGGTCGAGGTCGAGCGGCCGGACGACGATGATCCGCGGCGGTTGGCGACGCTGAGCGACGCCGACATTGCCGGCGAAGGGAAGATGCTGGCGCGCGACAATCGCCGCGAGATCTTCCTCGAGATGAAAGATGGCAAGCTGGTCGATCGCGATCAGGCGGAGCTGTACTCGGCGCCGTTGTTTTACGAGCTGCGGAACGGGCAGTTGCAGGTCGCTTATCCGGCGTTCGTCGACGGGCGGTCGCTGGCGGAGATGTTTGCGGAGCAGGGGCCGGAGTTCGGCAACAGCGGGCGGCTCGCGCAGGTGAATCGGCGGGCGGAGCTGGCGAAGCTGATGCTCGCGGCGCCGGAGCTGGAGCGGGCTGCGGTGAATCGGCTGTGGGCTCACTTCATGGGGTATGGGTTCACGAAGCCGATCGACGACATGGGTTCGCACAATCCGCCCTCGCATCCGGAGCTGCTGGAGGAGCTGGCGAACGACTTCCGCGCGGCGGGCTTCGACATGAAGCAGCTGATGCGGTGGATCGCGCTGAGCGAGGCGTACGGGCTGAGCAGCGAGATTGGCGCCGGCAACAAGGAGGACGATCCGGAGCAGGGGCGGCCACCGCAGTTTAGCCGGTTTTACGTGCGGCAGATGGGGCCGGAGCAGTTGTACGAATCGCTGCTGACGGCGACGCACGCCGACGCGGGGCTGAAGAAGGGGGAGCGCGAGCGGCTCAAGGAGCAGTGGCTCGAGCAGTTCAACACGGCGAGCGGCAACGACGAAGGGACCGAGACGACGAGTTTCAATGGTTCGATCCCGCAGGCGCTGACGATGATGAACGGCGAGCTGGTGCGGCGGGCGTGCAGCGCGGACAGCGGCGGGTTCCTCGACAAGGTGGCGAACAACGCCGAGCTGTCGGATCGCGAGAAGATCAGCTACCTCTACCGGGCGGCGCTGGGGCGGCTGCCGGGGAAGGATGAGACGAAGGTTTGCAACGAGCTGCTGGCTGCGCGGTATGGCAACGTCGTGGAGACGCTGCAGGATGTGTGGTGGGCGGTGCTCAATAGTAATGAGTTTATTTTGAATCACTAA
- a CDS encoding transposase-like zinc-binding domain-containing protein, which yields MIQAVCQHENRKKHGKTTSGAVRFRCKDCGVTFTQSTDMFDGMRIGLDRACQIINLLCEGMSVRAVSRITDTSKTTILDLLVQVGEKCERFMQENIRGIHVDDVQCDEIWQYIFCKEATAAQKKYVGGCGDSWCWTAIERNTKLLVTWHHGRRTMEDSHSFMRKLATATTGRFHLSTDGYATYEASIAWNLGQRVDYGQVTKVFGGTSKDEQRKYSPAKIIASKRSAVLGRPNYEQICTSHSERMNGSIRNFVKRMGRLTYCFSKRWTNHRAAMGLFFAHYNYCRAHRALKGQTPAMAHGLTTEVWSVRDLLSRAC from the coding sequence ATGATTCAAGCAGTCTGTCAGCACGAGAACCGTAAGAAGCATGGAAAGACCACCAGCGGCGCCGTCCGCTTCCGCTGCAAGGATTGCGGCGTCACATTCACCCAATCGACCGACATGTTTGACGGGATGCGGATTGGCCTCGACCGTGCCTGCCAGATTATCAACCTCCTCTGCGAAGGAATGAGCGTCCGGGCGGTCTCGCGCATCACTGATACCAGCAAGACGACGATCCTCGACTTGCTCGTTCAAGTGGGGGAGAAGTGCGAACGGTTCATGCAGGAGAACATTCGCGGCATCCACGTTGACGACGTGCAATGCGACGAAATCTGGCAGTACATTTTCTGCAAAGAAGCTACTGCCGCTCAAAAGAAGTACGTCGGCGGTTGCGGGGACTCGTGGTGCTGGACCGCCATCGAACGCAACACGAAGCTGCTGGTGACTTGGCACCACGGGCGCCGCACGATGGAGGACTCGCATTCCTTCATGCGTAAGCTCGCCACCGCCACCACGGGCCGCTTCCACCTATCGACTGACGGCTACGCCACCTACGAAGCATCGATCGCTTGGAACCTCGGCCAGCGGGTCGACTATGGCCAAGTAACCAAGGTGTTCGGCGGGACCAGCAAAGACGAGCAGCGGAAGTATTCGCCGGCGAAGATAATAGCGTCGAAGCGGTCAGCAGTTCTCGGCCGTCCTAACTACGAACAAATCTGCACCAGCCACAGTGAGCGGATGAACGGCAGCATTCGCAACTTCGTGAAGCGGATGGGGCGGCTCACCTATTGCTTCTCCAAGCGGTGGACGAACCACCGGGCCGCGATGGGTCTGTTCTTCGCCCACTACAACTACTGCCGGGCTCACCGGGCGCTCAAAGGACAGACCCCAGCCATGGCCCACGGATTGACCACTGAGGTGTGGAGCGTGCGCGACCTGCTTTCCCGCGCTTGTTGA
- a CDS encoding DUF1501 domain-containing protein: protein MNFTTPHGMSRRHFMQHLAGASALAGPALALTHSLRANAAELKRNHKSCILLWMGGGPPTIDMWDMKPGAATGGKFKPISTAGEGQINELLPQVAQQMKHLSIVRSMSTREADHTRGTYYLHTGFVPNPNVIHPGYGSVVAHELAAKTAGLEIPPFVSVGGGSEGPGFLGMGYAPFQVDSNGRVRNLDAPAEKGRMRDRMELLGMLERRFIDQNRGSAAGEHAKVLRNTIDLMSSQQMEAFKVDSEPQAMKDRYGTSGFGRGCLMARRLVETGVPFVEVSMGGWDLHQNCFTTLEQKLPELDKAMSALVEDLDERGLLDDTVILWMGEFGRTPRINETAGRDHWARSWSVVIGGGGIPGGKVIGATNEDGTAVTTEPYSSEDLMATVCRAMGISLETVFTASNGRPMKIANGGKVISELV, encoded by the coding sequence ATGAATTTCACCACTCCCCACGGCATGTCTCGGCGGCACTTCATGCAGCACTTGGCGGGGGCTTCGGCGCTCGCGGGGCCGGCGCTGGCGCTCACGCATTCATTGCGGGCGAACGCGGCGGAGCTGAAGCGGAATCACAAATCGTGCATTCTGCTGTGGATGGGGGGCGGGCCGCCGACGATTGATATGTGGGACATGAAGCCGGGGGCGGCGACCGGCGGGAAGTTCAAGCCGATTTCGACGGCGGGCGAGGGGCAGATCAACGAGCTGTTGCCGCAGGTGGCGCAGCAGATGAAGCATCTGTCGATCGTGCGGTCGATGAGCACCCGCGAGGCGGACCACACGCGCGGGACGTACTACCTGCACACGGGGTTCGTGCCGAATCCGAACGTGATTCATCCTGGCTACGGGTCGGTGGTGGCCCACGAGCTGGCGGCGAAGACGGCGGGGCTGGAGATTCCGCCGTTCGTGTCGGTCGGCGGCGGGAGCGAAGGGCCGGGGTTCCTCGGCATGGGGTACGCGCCGTTTCAGGTTGATTCGAACGGGCGGGTCCGCAATCTCGACGCACCGGCGGAGAAGGGGCGGATGCGCGATCGGATGGAGCTGCTCGGCATGCTTGAGCGGCGGTTCATCGACCAGAATCGCGGCAGCGCGGCGGGCGAACATGCGAAGGTGCTGCGGAACACGATCGACTTGATGTCGAGCCAGCAGATGGAGGCGTTCAAAGTCGACAGCGAACCGCAGGCGATGAAAGATCGCTACGGCACGAGCGGCTTTGGTCGCGGCTGTTTGATGGCCCGGCGGCTGGTGGAGACGGGCGTGCCGTTCGTCGAGGTCTCGATGGGCGGCTGGGATCTGCATCAAAATTGCTTCACGACGCTGGAGCAGAAGCTGCCGGAACTCGATAAGGCGATGAGTGCGCTGGTGGAGGATCTCGACGAGCGGGGGTTGCTCGACGACACGGTCATCTTGTGGATGGGCGAGTTCGGGCGGACGCCGCGGATCAACGAGACGGCGGGCCGCGATCACTGGGCGCGGAGCTGGAGCGTGGTGATCGGCGGCGGCGGCATCCCCGGCGGGAAGGTGATTGGCGCCACGAACGAAGATGGCACCGCGGTGACGACCGAGCCGTACAGCAGCGAAGACCTGATGGCGACGGTCTGCCGGGCGATGGGGATCTCGCTGGAGACGGTGTTCACGGCGAGCAACGGGCGGCCGATGAAGATTGCGAATGGGGGGAAGGTGATTTCGGAGCTGGTGTAG
- a CDS encoding glycosyl hydrolase yields the protein MNRLIFNYAPAALVCSISLFICSVEFATAAEANEAIFPEQRSSLTPLMPLEQGWDNPPREARTRCWWWWLNGNVTAEAITRDLEEMKAKGFGGANIIDAGGATQTGHDPVPHGPDFGSPEWRVLFLHALAEADRLGLEIGVNIVSGWNMGGPTVTPEQASKKLMWTWTTVDGGELGAAIDVQLEQPPTVGDYYRDVAVIAFPDPGEAPATIERFRPKAYHDYPGSSSANDAGWLLHPGGGSEEGVVDPQSVRDISDSVDETGRLQWQASPGQWRVVRLGYTLSNSIVSTSSEGWNGWAIDYLDRHAFDKYWEDVVAPILDEAKPYLGKTLRYLQTDSWELGPVNWTPQLPAEFAKRRGYELDSMLPALAGYVVGDRSTSNRFLADFRRTLAELIAENNYGAFAEHAHAHGLGIHPESGGPHSAPIDALLCLSKSDVMMGEFWGPSPHRPTDDSRFFTKQPASAAHLYGRRTVLAEAFTTIGPHWEEGPRELKPVFDRAACEGLNLAMLHTFDCSPPEMGLPGQAYFAGTHINPNTTWWHASGPFFAYLNRCQFLLQQGLPANDVLYFYGENVPSFVRVKENDPARLLPGYDYDVTNADALISRTRVEAGQIKLPDGTSYRALVLPACGNGYGLEALRHVATLVDDGATVIGEKPSTPIGLAGGAEAAAEFAALAERLWPKEPAKDAAGQGGPATKRVITGKPTREVLRQLGVPQDFEFLSPTGDQQVDFIHRRTSEGDLYFVSNRLDRWETGKAMFRVAGRQPELWDPVSGERRDATAFAQNESEGRTIVPLMLPPHGSTFVLFRRPVAERVTNEAPQERFYRPIVKIVGPWRVYFDPARGGTGEVTFGAPGSWTWRTEEGNKHYSGPVDYRITFEMPPGSVAAAKKAGRSFWLDLGDVKNIAEAELNGKPIGTAWTAPFRFDATPAMREGANELKITVTNLWPNRLIGDAKLPPEQRITRTNIRKYKADSPLMLSGMLGPVQVLERE from the coding sequence GTGAACCGTTTGATTTTCAACTACGCACCGGCCGCGCTCGTCTGCTCGATCAGTCTGTTCATATGCTCCGTCGAGTTCGCAACGGCGGCGGAGGCAAATGAAGCGATCTTCCCCGAGCAGCGGAGTTCGCTCACGCCGCTCATGCCGCTGGAGCAAGGTTGGGACAATCCGCCGCGCGAGGCGCGGACGCGCTGTTGGTGGTGGTGGCTCAACGGCAACGTCACGGCCGAGGCGATCACGCGCGACCTCGAAGAGATGAAGGCGAAGGGTTTCGGCGGCGCCAACATCATCGACGCCGGCGGGGCGACGCAGACGGGACACGATCCGGTGCCGCACGGGCCCGACTTCGGTTCGCCCGAATGGCGAGTGCTGTTTCTACACGCGCTGGCGGAGGCAGACCGGCTAGGGCTGGAGATCGGCGTCAACATTGTCAGCGGTTGGAATATGGGGGGGCCGACCGTAACGCCCGAACAGGCGTCGAAGAAATTGATGTGGACATGGACCACCGTTGACGGCGGCGAGTTGGGCGCTGCGATTGACGTGCAACTCGAACAGCCGCCGACAGTGGGCGACTACTATCGCGACGTCGCCGTGATCGCGTTCCCCGATCCAGGCGAAGCGCCGGCGACGATCGAGCGGTTCCGGCCGAAGGCGTATCACGACTACCCAGGGAGTTCGAGCGCAAACGACGCGGGATGGCTGTTGCATCCGGGCGGCGGCAGCGAGGAGGGAGTCGTTGATCCGCAAAGCGTGCGTGATATTTCCGACTCCGTCGACGAAACGGGACGCCTGCAGTGGCAGGCGTCGCCGGGGCAGTGGCGCGTGGTGCGGCTCGGCTACACGCTTTCGAATTCAATCGTCTCGACTTCTAGCGAGGGATGGAACGGCTGGGCGATCGACTATCTCGATCGGCATGCGTTCGACAAATATTGGGAAGACGTCGTCGCGCCGATTCTAGACGAAGCGAAGCCCTACCTCGGCAAGACGCTGCGTTATCTGCAAACGGACAGTTGGGAACTCGGCCCGGTGAACTGGACGCCGCAACTGCCGGCGGAATTCGCCAAGCGACGCGGTTACGAGCTTGATTCAATGCTGCCGGCGCTTGCGGGGTACGTCGTGGGCGATCGCTCCACTTCGAACCGGTTTCTCGCCGACTTTCGCCGGACGCTCGCCGAATTAATCGCCGAGAACAACTACGGCGCGTTCGCGGAACATGCGCACGCGCATGGGCTGGGGATTCATCCCGAATCGGGCGGGCCGCACTCGGCGCCGATCGATGCGCTGCTCTGCCTGAGCAAGAGCGACGTGATGATGGGCGAGTTCTGGGGGCCGTCGCCGCATCGTCCGACCGACGACTCGCGATTCTTCACCAAGCAACCGGCGTCGGCCGCGCATCTGTACGGGCGGCGAACAGTGCTGGCCGAAGCCTTCACGACCATCGGGCCGCACTGGGAAGAGGGCCCGCGCGAGTTGAAGCCAGTGTTCGATCGCGCGGCGTGCGAGGGGTTGAACCTTGCGATGCTGCACACGTTCGATTGCTCGCCGCCGGAGATGGGGCTGCCGGGGCAGGCGTACTTCGCGGGGACGCACATCAATCCGAACACGACCTGGTGGCATGCATCGGGACCGTTCTTCGCGTATCTCAATCGCTGCCAATTCTTGCTGCAGCAGGGATTGCCGGCGAACGACGTGCTCTACTTCTACGGCGAAAACGTGCCGAGCTTCGTGCGCGTGAAGGAAAACGATCCGGCTCGCCTGCTGCCGGGCTACGACTACGACGTGACGAACGCCGATGCGCTGATCTCGCGGACGCGGGTCGAAGCGGGGCAGATCAAACTGCCGGACGGAACGAGTTACCGCGCCCTCGTGCTGCCGGCGTGCGGCAACGGCTACGGGTTGGAAGCGCTGCGGCACGTCGCGACGCTCGTCGACGACGGGGCGACGGTGATCGGCGAAAAACCGAGCACGCCGATCGGGCTCGCAGGCGGGGCTGAAGCGGCGGCGGAGTTCGCGGCGCTGGCGGAGCGACTGTGGCCTAAAGAGCCGGCCAAAGACGCCGCAGGGCAGGGGGGCCCCGCGACGAAACGCGTGATCACTGGCAAACCAACGCGCGAAGTTTTGCGGCAGCTGGGCGTTCCGCAGGATTTTGAGTTCCTCTCGCCGACGGGAGACCAACAGGTCGACTTTATCCATCGGCGGACGAGCGAAGGCGACTTGTACTTCGTCTCCAATCGGCTCGATCGGTGGGAGACTGGCAAGGCGATGTTCCGCGTCGCTGGTCGGCAGCCGGAGTTGTGGGATCCAGTGAGCGGCGAACGGCGCGACGCGACGGCGTTCGCCCAGAATGAAAGCGAGGGACGCACCATCGTCCCGCTCATGTTGCCGCCGCATGGCTCGACGTTCGTCTTGTTTCGGCGACCGGTCGCCGAGAGAGTAACGAACGAGGCGCCGCAGGAACGATTCTATCGGCCGATTGTGAAGATCGTCGGACCGTGGCGAGTCTACTTCGATCCGGCGCGCGGCGGGACCGGCGAAGTAACCTTCGGCGCGCCAGGGAGTTGGACCTGGCGAACCGAAGAAGGGAACAAGCACTACTCAGGTCCGGTCGACTACCGGATCACGTTCGAGATGCCGCCGGGCAGCGTCGCGGCGGCGAAGAAGGCGGGGCGTTCGTTCTGGCTCGACCTCGGCGACGTGAAGAACATCGCCGAAGCGGAACTCAACGGCAAGCCGATCGGCACGGCGTGGACGGCGCCGTTTCGTTTCGACGCCACCCCCGCCATGCGCGAAGGAGCGAACGAACTGAAGATCACGGTGACCAATTTGTGGCCGAATCGATTGATCGGCGACGCGAAGCTGCCGCCGGAGCAGCGGATCACGCGGACGAATATTCGGAAGTACAAAGCCGATAGCCCGCTGATGCTGTCGGGAATGCTGGGCCCGGTGCAGGTGCTGGAGCGGGAGTGA